TGTAACTTATATCAAAGTGTTATATCAATACGATAAGGTTATTTTAATTCATGAGATATTGTGACAGCATCTCCATTTTACATTAAATATATGTAGTAGGAAGAACCGTTATTTTTCTTCTCTCTCTTAGTCGTGTTAATATAGAGAGAAGGAAAAGACGGTTTTTTCTTTCTATATAAATCCATTTTGATTTTTCAATATATAAGTCACTGCTATGAAGAACAAAAGGTGACCTGCGCTCGTTTTCTCTTTTTGTTTTAACTTGGCATGGGGTGACCGCTTCTATGCATGGCTGGACGCTCTCTCCCTCCTAAAAAAAGGGGTTATGTCGGTTTTTCAATTTGGATTTATATATAAATCGTTTTAAATTTGTATGGGGAGGTTTCTAATTTGGAAAAAAAGGTCGTATTAGTCGATGGAAATAATATCGCGTATCGTGCTTTCTTTGCACTGCCGCTTTTAAATAACGACAAAGGTATACATACGAACGCAATTTATGGTTTTACGATGATGTTAATGAGAATATTAGAAGAAGAAAAACCAACACATATGCTTGTTGCGTTTGATGCGGGTAAAACAACATTTCGTCACAAAACATTTAGCGAATATAAAGGAGGTCGTCAAAAAACGCCACCTGAGCTATCAGAGCAATTCCCATTTATTCGTGAACTGTTAGATGCGTTTCACGTACCACGCTATGAGTTAGAGAACTATGAAGCAGATGACATTATGGGCACACTAGCGAAAGAAGCGAACGAACAAGGTGCTCACGTAAAAGTTATTTCTGGAGATAAAGATTTACTGCAGCTTGTTTCTGATACTACGCTTGTATGTATTCCGCGTAAAGGGATTACAGAAGTAGATGAATATACGAAAGAAGCGTTATTCGAAAAATATAGTTTATCACCAAAGCAAATTATTGATATGAAAGGTTTAATGGGAGATCAATCGGATAACATCCCAGGTGTACCGGGAGTTGGTGAGAAGACAGCAATCAAATTGTTAACGCAATTTGAAACAGTAGAAGCAGTATATGAGAACTTAGACAAGGTGAGTGGAAAAAAATTAAAAGAAAATCTAGAAATGAATAAAGAGCAAGCGTTTATGAGTAAAGAGCTTGCCACAATTATTACCGATGCACCAATTACAGTGCATGTAGATGATATCGAATACAAAGGATATGAAGCAAGTGACGTCATTCCAATGTTCGAGAATTTAGGATTTACTTCGCTATTAAATAAGCTCGGTGCGACTCCTGAAGAAACAGCTCCAGCTGAATTAGATGATATTTCATTTGATATTGCAGAAGAAGTGACAGAAGAAATGCTGCAGCAAGATAGTGCAATTATTGTGGAAGTACAAGAAGACAATTATCATAAAGCTGACATTCAAGGGTTCGGTATTCAAAATGAAAATGGCTGTTATTTCATTCCGAGCGATGTTGCGCTAAAATCTGAAGCTTTTAAGAAGTGGCTTGCAGATGATGAAATGAGAAAGTATACGTTTGATGCGAAACGTGCCATTGTTGCACTTAAGTGGAAAGGTATAGAGATTCAAGGGATTGACTTTGATTTACTAATTGCCGCTTATTTACTTGATCCAGCAGATACAGATAAAGATTTCCGTGCCGTAGCGAAAATGAAAGAAACGCATGCTGTTAAATCTGATGAAGAAGTGTATGGAAAAGGTGCAAAACGTGCGGTTCCTGCGCAAGATATAGTCGCGGAGCACGTAGCTCGAAAAGTACATGTATTATACGATGTGCAAAAAACATTTGTAGAAGAACTACAAAAAAATGAACAATATGAACTATTTACTGAGCTTGAAATGCCGCTTGCTCGTGTGTTAGCTGAAATGGAAGTGAAAGGTGTTACGGTTGATACAGAGCGCTTACGTAGTATGGGAGATGAGCTTGCTGGAAGGCTTAAGGAAATGGAACAAGAAATTTATGAGCTTGCAGGAACGGAATTTAATATTAATTCTCCAAAGCAGCTTGGCGTGATTCTATTTGAGAATTTAAACCTACCGGTTATTAAAAAGACGAAAACAGGATATTCTACGTCAGCTGATGTGCTGGACAAGTTAATGGAGCATCATGAAATTATTCCTAAAATTTTACACTATCGTCAATTAGGAAAATTAAATTCGACATATATTGAAGGATTATTAAAAGTTGTTCATGAAGATTCATCTAAAATTCATACTCGTTTTAATCAAGTGTTAACGCAAACGGGCCGATTAAGTTCTACAGACCCAAACTTGCAAAATATCCCGATCCGTTTAGAAGAAGGAAGAAAGATTCGTCAGGCGTTCATTCCTTCAAAAGAAGGCTGGGTTATGTATGCAGCCGACTATTCACAAATTGAACTGCGTGTCTTGGCGCATATTGCAAAAGACAAAGGGTTAGTAGAAGCGTTCCAGCATGATATGGATATTCATACGAAAACTGCAATGGACGTGTTTGGCGTTGGAAAAGATGAAGTAACATCGAATATGAGACGTCAAGCAAAAGCGGTTAACTTCGGAATTGTGTATGGTATTAGTGACTATGGGCTTTCACAAAACTTAGGAATCACACGAAAAGCAGCAGGGGAATTTATTGAAAAGTATTTCGCAAGCTTCCCTGGTGTAAAAGAATATATGGATGAGATTGTACAAGAAGCGAAGCAAAAAGGATACGTTTCTACATTATTAAATCGTCGCCGTTATATTCCGGAAATTACGAGTCGTAATTTTAATTTGCGTAGCTTTGCGGAGCGTACTGCGATGAATACACCAATTCAAGGTAGTGCGGCAGATATTATTAAAAAAGCGATGATTATTATGGCGGATCGCTTAGAAGAAGAAGGCTTACAAGCGCGTCTTCTTCTGCAAGTACACGATGAATTGATCTTTGAAGTGCCAAAAGAAGAAGTAGAAAAATTAGAAAAGCTTGTACCTGAAGTGATGGAGCATGCGATTGAACTTGCTGTTCCTCTAAAAGTTGATTATTCTTCTGGTCCAACTTGGTATGACGCAAAATAAGGAAGTGATTGAATGCCTGAACTACCAGAGGTTGAAAATGTTAGAAGGACACTTGAAAACCTTGTAACGGGAAAAACAATTCAAGATGTGATCGTAACATATCCAAAATTAGTAAAGCGACCAGATGACGCAGAGCTCTTTAAAGAAATGTTACGAGGTGAAAAGATTGAACGGATTGAGCGAAGAGGTAAGTTTTTACTTCTATATGTAACAAAGTATGTTATTGTTTCACATTTGCGTATGGAAGGGAAATATTTGCTTCATAAAGATGATGAGCCGGTAGATAAACATACGCATGTGCGTTTCCAGTTTACAGATGGTACAGAGTTACACTATAAAGATGTAAGAAAGTTCGGCACGATGCATCTCTTTAAAAGAGGTGAAGAATTTGACCAAATGCCACTTGCTGATTTAGGGCCTGAGCCATTTGACGCTGAACTGACAGTAGGGTATTTGCAAGAAAGATTGCAAAAGACAAACCGTAAAATAAAAGTTGTATTGCTCGATCAACGTCTTTTAGTCGGGCTTGGTAATATATATGTAGATGAAGTTTTATTCCGTTCCGGGATTCACCCGGAACGAGAAGCTTCATCTTTAACGAAAGCTGAAATAGAAAAGATTCATGCGGCGACCGTTGCAACATTAGCGGAGGCTGTTGAGCGCGGTGGAAGTACAATCAGAACGTATATCAATTCGCAAGGACAAATCGGCTCGTTCCAAGAGCTTCTAAATGTGTATGGAAGAAAAGGTGAACCATGCGTAACTTGTGGGAACGTGATTGAAAAGACAGTTGTTGGTGGACGAGGAACGCATTATTGTCCTATGTGCCAGCCAAAAAGCTAAGAAAGATATCGTTTTCTAATAACATCGGATAGGCATTTGTCATATACATACAGCAAAGCTATGTATAGGGAAGGAGCTTACCGATGTATCATTATTTCTCTCTTATTTTATTAGCTTTTACATTAAGTTTGGATAGCTGTAGTGTAGGGCTTACTTATGGTTTGCGGAGCGTACGGATTCCGTTAAAATCGATACTCATCATTGGAATGTGTTCAGCGGCTGTTATGCTTGTGTCGATGGGAATTGGACATATGATTGCTAAGGTGTTTTCTCCGGTGATTGCAACGCGCATTGGCGGAATCGTTTTAGTGGTTATTGGAGCGTGGGTGTTGTATCAGTTTTTTCGGAGTGATAAAAAAGACGAACCGCAGCAAGAAGAGAAAGTTTGGAAGTTAGAAATTGCTTCGCTTGGGTTAGTCATTCAAATTTTACGGAAACCGACTGTTGCCGATTTTGATAAATCAGGCACGATTTCTGGTGGGGAAGCCTTGCTTTTAGGTATCGCTCTTTCAGTAGACTCGTTTGGAGCAGGGATTGGTGCATCCTTACTAGGATATACACCCGCCATGATGGCAGTGTTAGTTGCCGTTATGAGTTCTCTGTTTTTATTTATCGGAATGAGGCTAGGAACGGTTTTATCGAATATGCGATGGTTACAAAAATTTACGTTCCTACCTGGGATTTTACTTATTATTATTGGAATTTGGAAAATGTAAGTGGGAGCGTGAAACATAAGTTTCACGCTTCTATTTGTGAGGAGGAAATAGAATGACAATTGTTATAGGTTTAACAGGAGGTATTGCAAGTGGAAAAAGTACTGTTTCACAAATGTTTCGTGAACTGCAAATACCTGTAATTGACGCGGATATTATTGCAAGAGAAGTTGTAGAACAAGGTAAAGAAGCATATAAAGAAATTGTAGAGGTATTCGGTGAAGATGTATTACAAGTAGATGGCAAACTAGATCGCCAAAAGCTTGGGAGTATTGTATTTCATAATGAAGAAAAACGATTGCAGTTAAACAAAATTGTTCATCCTGCTGTTCGGAAAGAAATGAATGTTCAGAAGGATATGTACATAAAAGAAGGAGTGCAAGCGGTTGTGTTAGATATTCCGCTTCTATTTGAGAGTAAGTTAACAGCACTTGTTGATCGGATTGTAGTTGTAGCTGTATCACCTAGTATGCAATTAGAACGTTTAATGAAGCGAAATGGCTTTACAGAAGAGGATGCGAAAGCACGTATTGATTCGCAAATGCCTTTAGCGGAGAAAGCAACATTAGCTAATAAAGTTATTTATAATGATGGCACAATTGCTGAGACAAAAGCGCAATTACAGCTCATTTTAAAAGAATGGAACATTATTAACTAAAAAATTGTGAAATTAGTGAAAATGCTTAGTGACATATCTTCTTTTTGTGTTATACTATTATTGGGATTGGAGATAAATAGTATAACGCATTCAAGGGGGATAACATATTATGACTCGTGTGGCAATTAATGGATTTGGACGTATTGGGAGAATGGTATTTCGTCAAGCG
This sequence is a window from Bacillus pseudomycoides DSM 12442. Protein-coding genes within it:
- the ytaF gene encoding sporulation membrane protein YtaF → MYHYFSLILLAFTLSLDSCSVGLTYGLRSVRIPLKSILIIGMCSAAVMLVSMGIGHMIAKVFSPVIATRIGGIVLVVIGAWVLYQFFRSDKKDEPQQEEKVWKLEIASLGLVIQILRKPTVADFDKSGTISGGEALLLGIALSVDSFGAGIGASLLGYTPAMMAVLVAVMSSLFLFIGMRLGTVLSNMRWLQKFTFLPGILLIIIGIWKM
- the polA gene encoding DNA polymerase I gives rise to the protein MEKKVVLVDGNNIAYRAFFALPLLNNDKGIHTNAIYGFTMMLMRILEEEKPTHMLVAFDAGKTTFRHKTFSEYKGGRQKTPPELSEQFPFIRELLDAFHVPRYELENYEADDIMGTLAKEANEQGAHVKVISGDKDLLQLVSDTTLVCIPRKGITEVDEYTKEALFEKYSLSPKQIIDMKGLMGDQSDNIPGVPGVGEKTAIKLLTQFETVEAVYENLDKVSGKKLKENLEMNKEQAFMSKELATIITDAPITVHVDDIEYKGYEASDVIPMFENLGFTSLLNKLGATPEETAPAELDDISFDIAEEVTEEMLQQDSAIIVEVQEDNYHKADIQGFGIQNENGCYFIPSDVALKSEAFKKWLADDEMRKYTFDAKRAIVALKWKGIEIQGIDFDLLIAAYLLDPADTDKDFRAVAKMKETHAVKSDEEVYGKGAKRAVPAQDIVAEHVARKVHVLYDVQKTFVEELQKNEQYELFTELEMPLARVLAEMEVKGVTVDTERLRSMGDELAGRLKEMEQEIYELAGTEFNINSPKQLGVILFENLNLPVIKKTKTGYSTSADVLDKLMEHHEIIPKILHYRQLGKLNSTYIEGLLKVVHEDSSKIHTRFNQVLTQTGRLSSTDPNLQNIPIRLEEGRKIRQAFIPSKEGWVMYAADYSQIELRVLAHIAKDKGLVEAFQHDMDIHTKTAMDVFGVGKDEVTSNMRRQAKAVNFGIVYGISDYGLSQNLGITRKAAGEFIEKYFASFPGVKEYMDEIVQEAKQKGYVSTLLNRRRYIPEITSRNFNLRSFAERTAMNTPIQGSAADIIKKAMIIMADRLEEEGLQARLLLQVHDELIFEVPKEEVEKLEKLVPEVMEHAIELAVPLKVDYSSGPTWYDAK
- the coaE gene encoding dephospho-CoA kinase (Dephospho-CoA kinase (CoaE) performs the final step in coenzyme A biosynthesis.), with the translated sequence MTIVIGLTGGIASGKSTVSQMFRELQIPVIDADIIAREVVEQGKEAYKEIVEVFGEDVLQVDGKLDRQKLGSIVFHNEEKRLQLNKIVHPAVRKEMNVQKDMYIKEGVQAVVLDIPLLFESKLTALVDRIVVVAVSPSMQLERLMKRNGFTEEDAKARIDSQMPLAEKATLANKVIYNDGTIAETKAQLQLILKEWNIIN
- the mutM gene encoding DNA-formamidopyrimidine glycosylase, with amino-acid sequence MPELPEVENVRRTLENLVTGKTIQDVIVTYPKLVKRPDDAELFKEMLRGEKIERIERRGKFLLLYVTKYVIVSHLRMEGKYLLHKDDEPVDKHTHVRFQFTDGTELHYKDVRKFGTMHLFKRGEEFDQMPLADLGPEPFDAELTVGYLQERLQKTNRKIKVVLLDQRLLVGLGNIYVDEVLFRSGIHPEREASSLTKAEIEKIHAATVATLAEAVERGGSTIRTYINSQGQIGSFQELLNVYGRKGEPCVTCGNVIEKTVVGGRGTHYCPMCQPKS